One genomic window of Mucilaginibacter sp. SJ includes the following:
- the hutU gene encoding urocanate hydratase, producing the protein MTSSEFIKTYANHPVYKAPRGMQLHAKSWQTEAPLRMLLNNLDGQVAENPDELVVYGGIGQAARNPEALRKIIELLLELDEYHSLLIQSGKPVGIIRSHPEAPRVLIANSNLVPAWANWEHFNELREKGLMMYGQMTAGSWIYIGTQGILQGTYETFVECGNQHFNGDLTGKLIVSAGLGGMGGAQPLAATMAGAVFLGADVDASRIQKRVDTKYIDRMTDSYDEAISWIKEAIAKKEILSVGLVGDAGDLLEKLLKDNLIPDMLTDQTSAHDPLNGYIPNDLSLNEAAALRKDDAVEYKRRSLKSMARHVGLMLDLQKRGAITFDYGNNLREFARQGGEADAFNFPGFTPAYIRPLFCEGKGPFRWVALSGDPEDIYTTDQALIEAFPDNKPLITWLKKARGKIAFQGLPARICWLGMGEREKAGLIFNELVASGKVKGPIVIGRDHLDCGSVASPNRETEAMLDGSDAVSDWPLLNLMANASGGATWISFHHGGGVGMGYSQHAGMVVLADGSHRAATCLKRVLYNDPAMGIFRHTDAGYDKAAEWADKFGLKVW; encoded by the coding sequence ATGACGAGTTCGGAATTTATTAAAACCTACGCTAATCACCCGGTGTATAAAGCGCCGCGTGGTATGCAGCTTCATGCCAAAAGCTGGCAAACCGAGGCTCCGCTCAGGATGTTGCTTAATAACCTTGATGGCCAGGTAGCCGAAAACCCGGATGAGTTGGTAGTTTACGGAGGTATCGGCCAGGCTGCCCGTAACCCGGAGGCGCTCCGCAAAATTATTGAGTTGCTACTGGAGTTGGACGAATATCACTCGCTGCTGATCCAGTCGGGCAAACCGGTAGGGATTATTCGCAGTCACCCCGAAGCGCCGAGGGTCTTAATTGCCAACAGTAACCTGGTACCTGCCTGGGCCAACTGGGAGCATTTTAATGAGCTGCGCGAAAAAGGATTGATGATGTACGGGCAGATGACCGCCGGAAGCTGGATCTACATCGGTACGCAGGGTATTTTACAGGGTACCTATGAAACTTTTGTGGAATGCGGCAATCAGCATTTTAATGGCGACCTGACAGGGAAGCTCATTGTAAGTGCCGGTTTAGGGGGAATGGGCGGCGCTCAACCCTTGGCTGCAACCATGGCCGGTGCCGTGTTTTTAGGTGCTGATGTGGATGCGTCCCGGATTCAAAAACGTGTTGATACAAAATATATCGACCGGATGACGGATTCGTATGATGAAGCCATCTCCTGGATAAAAGAAGCTATCGCCAAAAAGGAAATACTTTCGGTAGGATTAGTGGGCGATGCCGGTGATTTGCTCGAAAAGCTATTGAAAGATAACCTCATTCCTGATATGCTTACGGATCAAACTTCGGCACATGATCCACTGAATGGCTATATTCCTAATGATCTCTCATTAAATGAAGCTGCTGCCTTAAGAAAGGACGATGCTGTGGAATATAAACGGCGTTCGCTGAAAAGCATGGCAAGGCATGTAGGATTGATGCTGGATCTGCAAAAAAGAGGGGCAATTACTTTTGACTATGGCAACAACCTACGCGAGTTTGCCCGACAGGGAGGTGAAGCAGATGCTTTTAATTTTCCGGGTTTTACGCCGGCATATATCCGTCCCCTGTTTTGCGAAGGGAAAGGACCTTTCAGGTGGGTAGCACTATCCGGCGATCCGGAAGATATTTATACTACCGATCAGGCGCTGATCGAGGCTTTTCCAGATAATAAACCACTAATTACCTGGCTTAAAAAAGCAAGAGGGAAAATTGCTTTTCAAGGATTGCCTGCCCGCATTTGCTGGCTGGGCATGGGCGAGCGTGAAAAAGCCGGGCTGATATTTAATGAACTGGTAGCATCAGGCAAAGTAAAGGGCCCGATAGTGATCGGTCGTGATCATTTGGATTGCGGCTCTGTGGCATCACCCAATCGTGAAACCGAAGCAATGTTAGACGGCTCGGATGCAGTATCCGACTGGCCGCTGCTCAATCTGATGGCCAATGCATCAGGTGGTGCAACCTGGATCTCGTTCCACCACGGCGGCGGGGTAGGCATGGGCTATTCCCAGCACGCCGGCATGGTAGTATTGGCCGACGGCAGCCATCGCGCAGCAACCTGCTTGAAACGGGTATTGTACAATGATCCGGCTATGGGTATCTTCAGGCATACTGATGCTGGATATGATAAAGCTGCAGAATGGGCAGATAAGTTTGGGTTGAAAGTGTGGTAA
- a CDS encoding OmpA family protein yields MKIRYTFLTVAVCLTMYSCKVMSPKAYKSLVAERDSLANRTTNLEGQLAQLQADTARLHRQLADLRNNNNVLNSNLDATSSKANELAAQTSKLAADLKKREARLKEVEDILKKRDEATNALKDKLQKALLGFQQSGLTVDIRNGKVYVSLTDKLLFPSGSIIIDDKGKAALKQLAAVLNKEPDINMAVEGHTDDKKVKNLGQIKDNWDLSVLRATSVTRYLTETENVDPHRLTATGKSEFQPIDANATDEARAKNRRIEIVLTPKLDELYNLITK; encoded by the coding sequence ATGAAAATTAGATATACATTTTTAACCGTTGCTGTATGTTTAACAATGTACTCGTGCAAGGTAATGTCTCCAAAAGCATACAAAAGCCTTGTTGCCGAACGCGACTCATTAGCTAACCGTACAACAAACCTTGAAGGTCAGCTTGCACAGCTGCAGGCTGATACAGCCCGCCTTCACCGTCAGCTTGCCGACCTGCGCAATAACAACAATGTGCTGAACAGTAACCTGGACGCAACATCCTCAAAAGCAAACGAATTAGCTGCACAAACCAGTAAACTGGCAGCCGATCTGAAAAAACGCGAAGCTCGGTTAAAGGAAGTGGAGGATATTTTGAAGAAACGTGATGAGGCTACTAACGCCCTGAAAGATAAATTGCAGAAGGCATTATTAGGCTTTCAGCAAAGCGGCTTAACAGTTGATATCAGAAATGGCAAGGTTTATGTGTCATTAACCGACAAACTATTATTCCCATCGGGCAGTATTATTATTGATGATAAAGGAAAGGCCGCATTAAAGCAACTTGCCGCAGTGTTGAATAAGGAACCGGATATTAATATGGCAGTTGAAGGGCATACGGATGATAAGAAAGTAAAGAACCTTGGCCAGATTAAGGACAATTGGGATTTGAGCGTTTTACGTGCTACCTCGGTAACCCGTTACCTGACCGAAACAGAAAATGTTGACCCGCACAGGCTTACCGCAACTGGTAAGAGCGAGTTTCAACCTATAGACGCAAATGCTACAGATGAAGCCCGTGCAAAGAACAGACGAATAGAGATCGTGCTTACTCCTAAGCTCGATGAGTTATATAACCTGATCACTAAGTAA
- the hutH gene encoding histidine ammonia-lyase → MTDIFNYGTDHLTIGICLDIAAGKTQGIINKEAADLVQASWREVEKIVHSHHPVYGINTGFGPLCDTRISEEDASLLQSNILKSHSVGVGKPIPQEIAKLMMITKVQALAQGYSGIALTTLERIIWHIDNDIIPVVPEKGSVGASGDLAPLSHLFLPLIGLGEVFENGERVPAGKLLNKHSLQPLLLGPKEGLALINGTQFILAFAVKAVQRLDDALNRADLIGAMSLEGLMGSIRPFDERLHQIRPFKGTRMVAHRLFTLLDGSEINSSHVNCDRVQDPYSLRCMPQVHGASRNAWLHLKELTEIELNSVTDNPVIFNADDTISGGNFHGQPLALPLDYATTAAAEIGNIADRRCYLMSEGRYGLPKLLTHDAGLNSGLMIPQYTTAALVTENKTLCFPASADSVPTSLGQEDHVSMGSISGRKLHQVIDNIEYIQAIELLYAAQAMDFRRPLKSTPVIEACHQLVRQHVDFIQDDRVFAVDINSLHKLITDGSLLKTADEAAIAHQIDLSHDEFGIY, encoded by the coding sequence ATGACTGATATATTTAATTACGGCACCGACCATCTTACAATAGGTATTTGTCTTGATATAGCAGCAGGCAAAACCCAAGGCATCATTAACAAAGAAGCCGCCGATTTGGTCCAAGCCTCATGGCGTGAGGTGGAAAAGATTGTGCATAGCCATCACCCGGTTTATGGGATTAATACCGGTTTCGGCCCGCTGTGTGATACCCGGATCTCGGAAGAAGATGCCAGTTTGCTGCAAAGTAACATCCTCAAAAGCCATAGTGTAGGTGTGGGGAAACCTATCCCGCAGGAAATTGCCAAACTCATGATGATTACCAAGGTACAGGCTTTGGCGCAGGGTTATTCGGGCATTGCGCTTACTACGCTCGAGCGAATCATCTGGCATATTGACAATGATATCATCCCGGTAGTTCCGGAAAAAGGCTCGGTTGGCGCTTCGGGTGATCTGGCGCCTTTATCGCACCTGTTTTTACCATTAATTGGTTTGGGAGAGGTGTTTGAAAATGGCGAAAGGGTGCCCGCTGGAAAGCTTTTAAATAAGCACAGTTTGCAGCCTTTATTGCTTGGCCCTAAAGAAGGGCTTGCCCTCATCAACGGCACACAGTTTATCCTCGCTTTTGCAGTTAAAGCTGTGCAGCGCCTGGATGATGCCTTGAACCGGGCCGACCTGATTGGTGCCATGTCATTAGAGGGATTGATGGGCTCTATCCGTCCTTTTGATGAGCGGCTACACCAAATCAGACCATTTAAAGGCACGAGGATGGTAGCACACCGTTTGTTTACCTTGCTTGATGGGTCAGAAATCAATTCGTCGCACGTAAATTGCGATAGGGTACAGGACCCATATTCGTTGCGTTGTATGCCTCAGGTACATGGCGCATCGCGTAATGCATGGCTGCACCTGAAAGAGCTTACTGAAATTGAGCTCAATTCGGTTACAGATAATCCGGTTATTTTTAATGCCGATGATACCATTAGCGGTGGTAATTTTCATGGGCAGCCACTGGCTTTGCCGCTTGATTATGCAACCACAGCAGCGGCAGAAATTGGTAACATTGCCGACAGGCGCTGCTACCTGATGAGCGAAGGCCGTTACGGTTTGCCCAAACTGCTTACGCATGATGCCGGGCTTAATTCGGGCCTGATGATCCCGCAGTATACCACTGCCGCCCTCGTTACCGAAAATAAAACCCTGTGTTTCCCGGCCAGTGCCGATAGTGTGCCAACCTCACTTGGGCAGGAAGACCATGTGTCTATGGGCTCCATTAGCGGGCGCAAACTGCACCAGGTGATAGATAATATTGAATACATCCAGGCTATTGAGTTGCTTTACGCTGCACAGGCTATGGATTTCCGCAGGCCGTTAAAATCAACCCCGGTTATTGAAGCTTGCCATCAGTTGGTAAGGCAACATGTTGATTTTATACAGGATGACCGCGTTTTTGCTGTTGATATTAACAGCCTGCACAAACTGATTACGGATGGCTCCCTGCTGAAAACTGCAGATGAAGCTGCTATTGCTCACCAAATAGATTTAAGTCATGACGAGTTCGGAATTTATTAA
- a CDS encoding DUF420 domain-containing protein, whose translation MSDKFIIRFVAGVTIFVIAVVVLLNRHLIPGPAVAPAFTPYLPMLNAVLNGTCTVLLLLSLYQIKQGNITLHKRLNIVTFCLSSLFLVSYILFHYLMRNEIKYGDINGDGELSEAERALAGWLRTVYLVILWPHIILAAAVLPLILLSFYRGLQMQVEKHRKLVRWAFPIWLYVTASGVVVYLMIRPFYHF comes from the coding sequence ATGAGCGATAAATTTATAATCCGCTTTGTTGCGGGTGTTACCATATTTGTAATTGCCGTTGTTGTGTTGCTAAACAGGCACCTTATTCCCGGTCCGGCAGTTGCTCCCGCGTTTACCCCATATTTGCCGATGCTAAACGCGGTACTTAACGGCACCTGTACTGTGTTGCTGCTTTTGTCGCTGTATCAAATTAAACAAGGTAATATAACCTTACATAAACGCCTTAACATTGTTACCTTCTGTTTGTCATCGTTGTTCCTGGTATCCTATATCCTGTTCCATTATTTGATGCGTAATGAGATCAAGTATGGTGATATTAACGGCGACGGAGAATTATCGGAAGCAGAACGGGCTTTGGCAGGTTGGTTGCGAACAGTATACCTGGTCATCTTGTGGCCCCATATTATACTTGCGGCAGCGGTTTTACCGTTGATATTACTAAGCTTTTATCGTGGCCTGCAAATGCAGGTTGAAAAGCACCGCAAGCTGGTACGCTGGGCATTCCCGATATGGTTGTATGTTACGGCAAGTGGCGTGGTGGTTTACTTAATGATTCGTCCGTTTTATCATTTTTAA
- the hutI gene encoding imidazolonepropionase produces MRKLIGPFTQILPLTGLSLKGALKDEQLHIIANGGVLIEDGLILAVDDFEKLRKNYPSAQIEEITGDHVLLPGFVDCHTHICFAGSRAKDYAMRNAGKSYLEIAALGGGIWDSVTQTRAATETELSNLLAKRIARHLTEGVTTIEVKSGYGLSVTEELKQLKAIHQAANKTHAHIVPTCLAAHIKPKDFDGTESEYLKYLLNDLLPKIKQQDLASRVDIFIEQSAFNTSDALFYLSRAKQMGFEVTVHADQFTTGGSEVAVKARAASADHLEASGDYEIKLLANSDTVAVTLPGASLGLGMGYAPARHLLDAGACLAIASDWNPGSAPMGDLLMQASVMAAVEKLNTAEVFAGLTYRAAQALKLNDRGVLTKGKLADMQAYPCNDYREILYHQGKLKPVRVWTAENND; encoded by the coding sequence ATGAGAAAATTAATAGGTCCGTTTACTCAAATACTGCCTTTAACAGGCTTATCGCTTAAAGGTGCCCTGAAAGATGAGCAATTGCACATAATTGCCAATGGTGGCGTGCTGATCGAAGATGGATTGATATTGGCTGTTGATGATTTTGAAAAGCTCCGGAAAAACTATCCATCGGCACAAATAGAAGAAATTACCGGCGATCATGTTTTACTGCCAGGTTTTGTGGACTGCCATACGCATATTTGTTTTGCAGGTAGCAGGGCGAAGGATTATGCCATGCGTAACGCCGGTAAAAGTTACCTGGAAATTGCGGCATTGGGCGGTGGGATCTGGGATTCTGTTACTCAAACCCGTGCTGCTACTGAAACTGAATTAAGCAATTTACTGGCAAAGCGGATTGCCCGTCATTTAACAGAAGGCGTAACCACTATTGAAGTAAAGAGCGGTTACGGATTGTCAGTAACTGAAGAACTCAAGCAGCTAAAGGCTATTCATCAGGCTGCAAACAAAACCCATGCTCATATTGTACCAACCTGCCTTGCCGCGCACATTAAACCGAAAGATTTTGATGGTACTGAAAGTGAATATCTGAAGTATCTGTTAAATGATTTATTGCCGAAGATAAAGCAACAGGATTTGGCAAGCAGGGTGGACATTTTTATTGAGCAAAGTGCTTTTAATACCAGCGATGCGCTGTTTTACTTAAGCAGGGCCAAGCAAATGGGCTTCGAGGTTACTGTTCATGCCGATCAATTTACAACCGGAGGTAGCGAGGTTGCTGTTAAAGCCAGAGCTGCTTCGGCCGATCATCTGGAGGCAAGCGGAGATTATGAGATAAAATTATTGGCCAATTCAGATACCGTTGCTGTAACTTTGCCCGGCGCCTCGTTAGGCTTGGGAATGGGATATGCCCCTGCCCGGCATTTGCTTGACGCGGGAGCTTGCTTGGCTATTGCCAGCGACTGGAATCCCGGCTCGGCCCCAATGGGTGATCTGCTAATGCAGGCATCGGTAATGGCGGCAGTTGAGAAATTAAATACTGCTGAAGTTTTTGCAGGTTTAACCTATCGCGCAGCACAGGCTTTAAAATTAAATGACCGCGGCGTATTAACCAAAGGTAAGCTTGCCGATATGCAGGCCTATCCATGTAACGATTACCGCGAAATATTATATCATCAGGGAAAACTAAAACCGGTCCGCGTTTGGACGGCAGAAAATAACGATTAA
- a CDS encoding DUF2461 domain-containing protein, translating to MIYQETIDFLKDLAENNNREWFAANKDRYDKARENVIDFTSKVLDGVRKIEAGMDENLDAKKCVMRIYRDIRFSKNKAPYKNNFGVSFPTSGLKGGGVEYYLHIQPGNSFIGGGYWMPEAPRLKAIRQEIDYNAADLKRIIDQKEFVKLFGDFRKQEQLKSGPKGYEPDNENIDLLKLKSFVAWHKLEDKELTTPGAEKLVADVCSMIHPLNVFLKNALA from the coding sequence ATGATATACCAGGAAACTATTGACTTTTTAAAAGATCTCGCCGAAAATAATAACCGTGAATGGTTTGCCGCCAATAAGGATCGTTACGATAAGGCCCGTGAAAACGTAATTGATTTTACATCGAAAGTGCTTGACGGTGTACGCAAAATTGAGGCAGGGATGGACGAGAACCTTGATGCCAAAAAATGCGTGATGCGCATTTACCGCGACATCCGTTTTAGTAAAAATAAAGCACCTTATAAAAATAACTTTGGGGTAAGTTTCCCAACCTCCGGCTTAAAAGGCGGCGGTGTTGAATATTACCTGCACATCCAACCGGGTAATTCATTTATCGGTGGCGGATACTGGATGCCGGAGGCGCCACGTCTGAAAGCCATTCGCCAGGAAATAGATTATAACGCTGCCGATCTGAAAAGAATCATCGACCAAAAGGAGTTTGTTAAGCTATTTGGTGATTTCAGAAAGCAGGAGCAGCTTAAATCGGGACCGAAGGGATACGAACCCGATAATGAAAATATCGACCTGCTAAAGCTTAAAAGCTTTGTAGCCTGGCATAAGCTGGAAGATAAAGAGCTAACGACCCCTGGTGCGGAAAAGCTGGTTGCTGATGTATGCAGCATGATCCATCCGCTTAATGTATTTTTGAAGAACGCCTTGGCTTAA
- a CDS encoding SCO family protein, translating into MNKASILKKILILVLILAVPGFLYYLLTAKGKNRYKPLAVFGPKVVAKTGHKFHGKYIPDTIYHTIPDFNLTDQEGKPVTLTTLKGKIFVINFFYKNCPTVCQTINKNMSWLVGTYYKNKMVYFLTISIDPERDTPGVLNKYLQTFKPESNRWLMCSGDTSSVYSFARNGLFVNAAKAGNDFIYSDDFVLIDQEHRIRGYYKAAVTPEVNRLNDEIKVLIAEELRKVDKPLY; encoded by the coding sequence ATGAACAAGGCTTCTATATTAAAAAAGATCCTGATCCTGGTACTCATATTAGCGGTACCGGGATTTTTATATTATTTACTTACCGCTAAAGGTAAAAACAGGTATAAACCGCTTGCAGTTTTCGGGCCCAAGGTGGTTGCAAAAACAGGGCATAAGTTTCACGGTAAATACATTCCAGATACCATTTATCATACCATTCCTGATTTTAATCTCACCGATCAGGAAGGAAAACCGGTTACGCTGACCACACTGAAAGGAAAGATCTTTGTAATTAACTTCTTTTATAAAAACTGTCCTACCGTTTGCCAAACCATCAATAAAAACATGAGTTGGTTGGTGGGTACTTATTATAAAAACAAGATGGTTTATTTTTTAACCATCAGCATAGATCCTGAACGCGATACTCCCGGGGTACTTAATAAATACCTGCAAACTTTTAAGCCCGAATCAAACCGCTGGCTGATGTGCAGTGGCGATACCTCATCTGTTTACAGCTTTGCCCGCAACGGTCTTTTTGTTAATGCTGCAAAAGCCGGTAACGATTTTATTTACAGTGATGATTTTGTGCTGATTGATCAGGAGCATCGTATCAGAGGATATTATAAGGCTGCTGTAACCCCCGAGGTTAACCGCCTTAACGACGAGATTAAAGTGCTGATAGCTGAAGAGCTGCGTAAAGTTGATAAACCCCTATATTAA
- the ftcD gene encoding glutamate formimidoyltransferase: MTKLIECVPNFSEGVNLDIIKQITDAVESVEGVRLLNVDPGKATNRTVVTFVGEPEKVIEAAYRAIKKAGELIDMSRQKGEHPRMGATDVCPLIPISNITMEETAEYATQLAKRVGEELQIPVYLYEAAQPNKSRSNLSVIRAGEYEGFFKKIKQPEWAPDFGPAENDVKRGATVIGARDFLVAYNVNLNTTSVRRANSIAFDVREAGRTLREGDPINGKIVYDEHGKAKTIPGSLKAVKAIGWYIEEYGVAQISMNLTNINITPVHKAFDEVCDKAATRGIRVTGSELVGLIPLKAMLDAGRYFLEKQQRSIGVSEKELIRIAIKSMGLDELSPFKPEERIIEYLLKDKADSKLINMSLTDLADETASESPAPGGGSISAAVGALGASLATMVANLSSHKKGWDSRWQEFSDWAQKGQQFKNELLALVDQDTTAFNQIMQAFALPKSNDEEKAARDKAIQDATRYAIEIPFKVMEAALDSMEVIKAMTLNGNPNSITDAGVAALCARTAVLGAFMNVKINASGYKDKSYVVDVIYRGNEIERKAIALEAEIIELVNEKIGLE, from the coding sequence ATGACCAAATTAATAGAATGCGTACCCAATTTTAGCGAAGGTGTTAACCTCGATATCATTAAACAAATAACAGATGCGGTTGAGTCTGTTGAAGGAGTAAGGTTGCTTAATGTTGATCCGGGAAAGGCTACTAACCGGACTGTGGTAACTTTTGTAGGCGAACCGGAGAAAGTGATTGAAGCCGCTTATCGCGCCATAAAAAAAGCCGGCGAGTTAATTGATATGAGCAGGCAAAAAGGCGAACACCCAAGGATGGGCGCAACAGATGTTTGTCCGCTGATCCCGATCAGTAATATCACCATGGAGGAAACTGCTGAATATGCAACGCAGCTTGCCAAACGCGTTGGAGAGGAGTTACAGATCCCGGTTTATTTATACGAGGCTGCACAGCCCAACAAAAGCCGGAGTAACCTATCGGTGATCCGTGCAGGCGAGTATGAAGGTTTTTTCAAGAAGATAAAACAACCGGAATGGGCACCCGATTTCGGTCCGGCGGAGAATGACGTTAAACGCGGGGCAACGGTAATTGGGGCAAGAGATTTTCTGGTGGCTTATAACGTTAACCTGAATACTACCTCTGTCCGCAGGGCAAATTCTATTGCTTTTGATGTGCGTGAGGCTGGCCGTACCCTGCGCGAGGGAGATCCGATTAACGGTAAAATAGTATACGACGAACATGGTAAAGCTAAGACCATTCCGGGTTCATTAAAGGCGGTAAAAGCTATCGGCTGGTATATTGAGGAATATGGTGTTGCGCAAATTTCGATGAATTTGACCAATATTAACATTACTCCGGTACACAAGGCGTTTGATGAAGTGTGTGACAAAGCTGCTACACGCGGTATCAGGGTAACCGGTAGCGAGCTCGTGGGCTTGATCCCCTTGAAGGCGATGCTTGATGCAGGCAGATATTTTTTAGAGAAGCAGCAACGCTCTATAGGAGTAAGCGAAAAAGAATTGATCAGGATTGCTATCAAATCAATGGGACTGGATGAACTTTCGCCGTTTAAGCCTGAGGAACGGATTATTGAATATTTACTGAAAGATAAAGCCGACAGCAAGCTCATTAATATGAGCCTTACCGACCTGGCCGATGAAACTGCCAGCGAGAGCCCGGCACCGGGTGGTGGTTCGATATCAGCAGCTGTTGGTGCTTTAGGAGCTTCGCTGGCTACCATGGTGGCTAATCTTAGTTCACATAAAAAGGGTTGGGACAGCCGTTGGCAGGAATTTAGCGACTGGGCGCAAAAAGGTCAGCAATTTAAAAATGAACTGTTAGCATTGGTTGATCAGGACACAACAGCCTTTAACCAGATCATGCAGGCGTTCGCATTGCCAAAGTCAAATGATGAGGAAAAGGCAGCCCGTGATAAAGCCATTCAGGATGCCACCCGCTATGCTATTGAAATTCCCTTTAAAGTAATGGAGGCCGCTTTGGACAGCATGGAGGTAATTAAAGCAATGACATTGAACGGTAACCCCAATTCCATAACCGATGCCGGTGTGGCCGCCCTTTGTGCCCGTACAGCGGTATTAGGCGCATTCATGAATGTAAAGATCAACGCTTCGGGTTATAAAGATAAGAGCTATGTAGTTGACGTTATTTACCGTGGCAATGAAATTGAACGGAAAGCGATTGCGCTTGAAGCGGAGATTATTGAATTGGTGAATGAGAAAATAGGGTTGGAGTAG
- a CDS encoding MarR family winged helix-turn-helix transcriptional regulator — protein sequence MNLYQSLGYLVLGSRLRRLSEAFLSEVNRAYQTADIDFDASWFPVFYLLSKNDALSIKELSEQIEVSHPAASQLITNLKKRGLVSTDPCSDDGRRQLVTLTAEGRELLKQVIPVWDAISLSMVELVAKDETTKQLLPAISALENTFRQTKLADNIVEKLNTNLKAAGND from the coding sequence ATGAATTTATATCAAAGCTTAGGGTATCTGGTTTTAGGCAGTCGTTTGAGAAGGCTAAGCGAAGCTTTTTTATCTGAAGTTAATCGGGCCTATCAAACTGCGGATATCGATTTTGATGCCAGCTGGTTTCCTGTATTTTATTTGCTGTCAAAAAATGATGCTTTATCTATCAAAGAGTTAAGTGAACAGATAGAGGTATCACACCCGGCTGCCAGTCAGCTGATCACTAACCTTAAAAAGCGGGGACTTGTAAGTACGGATCCCTGTAGCGACGATGGCAGACGGCAACTGGTTACACTTACTGCGGAAGGACGTGAGTTGCTAAAGCAGGTTATACCTGTTTGGGATGCTATCAGCCTGTCGATGGTTGAACTCGTTGCTAAAGACGAAACTACAAAACAATTACTGCCGGCCATAAGCGCACTTGAAAATACTTTCAGGCAAACCAAGCTGGCCGATAATATCGTTGAAAAACTGAATACCAATTTAAAAGCCGCCGGCAATGACTGA
- a CDS encoding DUF983 domain-containing protein, protein MSQTPKSWAMLKCKCPRCRRGDMFKGSPYSFSNKINLNCPHCNLFFEIEPGYFYAAMYVSYALNVGEALGIAWLTYLVTHNQESPWLYLGTIILGCFFLAPVNFRYSRVFLLYWLSPKIHYQSYLDTDDIPGNY, encoded by the coding sequence GTGTCTCAAACACCAAAGTCATGGGCTATGCTTAAATGTAAATGTCCGCGCTGCAGGCGCGGCGATATGTTTAAGGGTAGCCCTTACAGTTTCTCCAATAAAATAAATCTTAACTGCCCGCATTGTAATCTTTTTTTTGAGATCGAACCCGGTTACTTTTACGCGGCCATGTATGTGAGTTATGCTCTGAATGTTGGCGAGGCCCTGGGAATAGCGTGGCTTACTTACCTGGTTACCCATAACCAGGAATCGCCCTGGTTATATCTTGGTACTATAATTTTAGGGTGTTTTTTCCTTGCTCCTGTAAATTTCAGATATTCGCGTGTGTTTTTGTTGTATTGGTTATCACCCAAAATACATTACCAAAGCTATTTAGATACCGATGATATACCAGGAAACTATTGA